In Apium graveolens cultivar Ventura chromosome 10, ASM990537v1, whole genome shotgun sequence, the following are encoded in one genomic region:
- the LOC141690894 gene encoding uncharacterized protein LOC141690894: protein MNRRIHDNDESPERRSSSRKDKRFKLDRQANYIQQSRGTPPQDTYSEPRKNERKPKAKGEPKPEPESTPLNRPQVDILREVKGNPFYYPPKPLLASPKHRDRDKYCGYHEDHGHTTENCFSLKMFIEDQIKKGNMNQYLQSRMNDKDRAPGSGKNVVNVIFGGTASPPQSPDQNNDVMMIHPFEDEPIYFSYSDFKGLNPEHNQALVVTLDVANNEVKRILVDNGSSANIVFEHTQQDGARPPSHGPLPRRPLVWIREYNDSNLGCHLSAHYLWDCTPAGLSYNKVLRDKCNLIIQHDPRKTHNHQTQEIPSTIHLKLKFPTPGGIRELKGDIEMAGRCYGQALVMAETEPENRKKIMSLPKGQSGKKHREHLSKRA, encoded by the coding sequence ATGAACAGGAGAATCCATGATAATGATGAGTCTCCGGAGCGTCGTTCGTCATCCCGGAAAGACAAAAGATTCAAGTTAGATAGACAAGCGAATTACATCCAACAATCTCGGGGGACCCCACCACAGGACACATACTCTGAACCCAGAAAGAATGAAAGGAAACCCAAGGCCAAGGGAGAGCCCAAACCGGAACCAGAGTCGACACCTCTCAATAGGCCCCAGGTTGACATCTTGCGCGAAGTTAAAGGTAATCCATTTTATTACCCGCCAAAACCTTTACTTGCGTCTCCGAAGCACAGGGACCGGGACAAATATTGTGGGTATCATGAAGATCATGGACATACAACAGAAAACTGTTTCTCTCTCAAGATGTTCATTGAAGATCAGATCAAGAAAGGAAACATGAACCAATATCTTCAAAGCAGGATGAATGACAAGGACAGGGCCCCAGGAAGCGGTAAAAATGTGGTAAATGTTATCTTCGGAGGCACGGCTTCTCCACCCCAGAGCCCGGACCAGAATAATGATGTGATGATGATCCATCCTTTTGAAGATGAACCAATATACTTCTCCTATTCTGATTTTAAAGGACTCAATCCGGAGCACAACCAGGCCTTAGTGGTAACCCTTGATGTGGCAAATAACGAGGTAAAAAGAATTTTAGTTGATAATGGTTCCTCGGCTAATATTGTATTCGAGCACACTCAACAGGATGGAGCTCGGCCACCTTCGCATGGACCCCTGCCTCGAAGACCCCTTGTATGGATTCGGGAATACAATGATTCCAATCTGGGGTGTCATTTATCTGCCCATTATCTTTGGGACTGCACCCCAGCAGGTCTCTCATATAATAAAGTTCTACGTGATAAGTGCAATCTCATCATACAACATGATCCTAGGAAGACCCACAATCACCAAACTCAGGAAATCCCCTCAACAATTCACTTAAAACTCAAATTCCCCACCCCGGGAGGTATCAGAGAACTAAAAGGAGACATAGAGATGGCAGGGAGGTGTTACGGTCAAGCCTTGGTCATGGCAGAAACAGAACCAGAAAATAGGAAGAAGATTATGTCCCTACCCAAGGGACAAAGCGGAAAAAAACATCGAGAACATCTCAGTAAAAGGGCCTGA